From Montipora foliosa isolate CH-2021 chromosome 6, ASM3666993v2, whole genome shotgun sequence, a single genomic window includes:
- the LOC138007372 gene encoding glutamate [NMDA] receptor subunit 1-like: MEELETSWIDTKKCAEQSNSPATLGLSHMLGVFIMVAAGIGAGVVIIILEILYHKHRGWKEEQKEIAKKTTDKWRTNIMMMKKERASNGQQPNGVLDSHPPQTDGIARRNPIYNPENHVDGAFTYS; the protein is encoded by the exons ATGGAGGAATTGGAGACTTCGTGGATCGATACAAAGAAATGCGCTGAGCAGAGCAACTCACCAGCTACCCTTGGGCTCAGTCACATGTTGG GTGTCTTTATTATGGTGGCAGCTGGAATTGGTGCCGGAGTGGTTATTATTATTCTGGAAATTCTCTATCACAAACACCGGGGATGGAAAGAAGAGCAGAAAGAGATAGCAAAGAAGACGACGGACAAATGGCGAACCAACATAATGAtgatgaagaaagaaagagcCAGCAATGGCCAACAACCCAATGGCGTGTTAGATTCGCATCCTCCGCAGACTGACGGAATAGCACGCAGAAATCCCATTTACAACCCCGAGAATCACGTGGATGGCGCGTTCACGTACAGCTAG